A single genomic interval of Acidovorax sp. 1608163 harbors:
- a CDS encoding tripartite tricarboxylate transporter substrate binding protein, which produces MKTTRKQFTTLALAALAAISFIGHAAAQGAYPSKNVTLVVPTAAGGTTDLSARMLAQALAPVLGQSVIADNKGGGNGNIAASAVKRAEADGYTLLMQYSGYHVISPHITKQKQWEQGDFQPVANVISAPQIIVVRADLPVKTLPELIAYAKANPGKLNYASSGNGSLQHVTGAMLEQQGAIKMVHVPYKGTGPALQDLLGGQVDLTFGTAPPFMPHIASGKLRVLAVTGKQRLPSLPDVPTTAEAGYPKVDATSWFAVFAPAAVPKAVVDKLTADIRTVVQNPAFQQKAQEQGATADYQTPAQLGDKVKADLANWATVVKTSKIEAE; this is translated from the coding sequence ATGAAAACCACCCGCAAACAGTTCACCACCCTGGCCCTTGCCGCACTGGCCGCCATCAGCTTCATCGGCCACGCAGCGGCGCAGGGCGCTTACCCGTCCAAGAACGTGACCCTGGTGGTGCCCACCGCCGCCGGTGGCACCACCGACCTGTCGGCCCGCATGCTGGCGCAGGCGCTTGCGCCGGTGCTGGGCCAGTCGGTCATCGCAGACAACAAGGGCGGGGGCAACGGCAACATTGCGGCCAGCGCCGTCAAGCGGGCCGAGGCCGACGGCTACACGCTGCTCATGCAGTACTCGGGCTACCACGTCATCTCGCCCCACATCACCAAACAAAAGCAGTGGGAGCAGGGTGACTTCCAGCCTGTGGCCAATGTCATCTCGGCCCCGCAGATCATCGTGGTGCGGGCCGACCTGCCGGTGAAAACGCTGCCCGAGCTGATCGCCTACGCCAAGGCCAACCCCGGCAAGCTCAACTACGCCTCGTCGGGCAATGGGTCGCTGCAGCACGTGACCGGTGCCATGCTGGAGCAGCAGGGCGCCATCAAGATGGTCCACGTGCCCTACAAAGGCACGGGCCCCGCGCTGCAGGACCTGCTGGGCGGCCAGGTGGACTTGACCTTCGGCACCGCGCCCCCCTTCATGCCCCACATCGCCAGCGGCAAGCTGCGCGTGCTGGCCGTGACGGGCAAGCAGCGCCTGCCCAGCCTGCCCGATGTGCCCACCACAGCCGAGGCGGGCTACCCCAAGGTCGATGCCACCTCGTGGTTTGCAGTGTTTGCCCCCGCCGCCGTACCCAAGGCCGTGGTGGACAAGCTCACGGCCGACATCCGCACCGTGGTGCAGAACCCGGCCTTCCAGCAAAAGGCGCAAGAGCAGGGCGCCACGGCGGACTACCAGACCCCTGCGCAGCTGGGTGACAAGGTGAAGGCCGATCTGGCCAACTGGGCCACGGTGGTGAAAACCTCCAAGATCGAGGCGGAGTGA
- the uvrC gene encoding excinuclease ABC subunit UvrC — MSDVHSEELLAQVAALPALPGVYRYFDAQDALLYVGKALNLKRRVSSYFQKNHGGTRIGHMVSKIVRMETTVVRSEAEALLLENNLIKTLNPKFNILFRDDKSYPYLKITGTPGAHTRGDAPGQVFPRMAYYRGAVDKKHRYFGPYPSAWAVKETIQLLQKVFRLRTCEDTVFANRTRPCLLYQIKRCTGPCVDLISPEAYAADVSHAEALLRGETQELLQALEARMMAHSDKLEFEQAAEVRNQIQALSRVLHQQSIETVDDKDVDILAVRVQGGRACVNLAMVRGGRHLGDRPYFPVHVEDAAAVYAEEGGDSAEAVEGVEGVEGVEDAATAPAKPTRPVEALVLEAFIAQHYIGVPVPPLLVTSVPVDKGLLDALTEQSGLRVSAIHQPREQRRAWLDMAQKNADLQLARLLAEEGSQQARTRALAEALDLPPEDLDQLTIECFDISHTAGESTQASCVVFHHHKMQSSEYRRYKIEGITGGDDYAAMRQVLTRRYSKVVEAQREEGGIDYAQAPEVQAAARPKGQARLPDLVLIDGGKGQVGVAREVFTALGLDLTRIVGVEKGEGRKVGLEELVFADGREKVYLGKDSAALMLVAQIRDEAHRFAITGMRAARAKVRVGGGQLEEITGVGPKKRARLLQRFGGVRGVAAASVEDLATVDGISRELAEEIYRALR, encoded by the coding sequence ATGTCTGATGTGCATTCCGAAGAACTCCTGGCGCAGGTGGCTGCGCTGCCCGCGCTGCCGGGTGTGTACCGCTATTTCGACGCGCAGGATGCGCTGCTGTATGTGGGCAAGGCGCTCAACCTCAAGCGCCGGGTGTCCAGCTACTTCCAGAAGAACCATGGTGGCACGCGCATCGGCCACATGGTCAGCAAGATCGTGCGCATGGAGACCACCGTGGTGCGCTCCGAGGCCGAGGCGCTGCTGCTGGAAAACAACCTCATCAAGACGCTGAACCCCAAGTTCAACATCCTGTTCCGAGACGACAAGAGCTACCCCTATCTCAAGATCACCGGCACGCCGGGCGCCCACACGCGGGGCGATGCGCCGGGCCAGGTGTTTCCGCGCATGGCGTACTACCGGGGCGCGGTCGATAAAAAACACCGGTACTTTGGCCCGTACCCCAGCGCCTGGGCGGTGAAGGAAACCATCCAGCTGCTGCAAAAGGTCTTTCGGCTGCGCACCTGCGAAGACACGGTGTTTGCCAACCGCACGCGGCCCTGCCTGCTGTACCAGATCAAGCGCTGCACCGGGCCCTGCGTGGACCTGATTTCGCCCGAAGCCTATGCCGCCGACGTGTCGCATGCCGAGGCGCTGCTGCGCGGCGAAACGCAGGAGCTGCTGCAGGCGCTGGAGGCGCGCATGATGGCGCACTCCGACAAGCTGGAATTTGAGCAGGCCGCCGAGGTGCGTAACCAGATCCAGGCGCTGTCGCGCGTGCTGCACCAGCAGTCCATCGAGACGGTGGACGACAAGGATGTGGACATCCTCGCGGTGCGTGTGCAAGGCGGCCGCGCCTGCGTGAACCTGGCCATGGTGCGCGGTGGCCGCCACCTTGGCGACAGGCCTTATTTCCCGGTGCATGTGGAAGACGCTGCAGCGGTGTATGCGGAAGAGGGGGGCGATAGTGCCGAGGCTGTGGAAGGCGTGGAAGGCGTGGAGGGCGTCGAGGACGCGGCCACCGCCCCGGCCAAGCCCACCCGCCCCGTGGAGGCGCTGGTGCTCGAAGCCTTCATCGCCCAGCACTACATCGGCGTGCCGGTGCCCCCGTTGCTGGTGACCAGCGTGCCGGTGGACAAGGGCTTGCTGGATGCGCTGACCGAACAAAGTGGCTTGCGCGTGAGCGCCATCCACCAGCCGCGCGAGCAGCGCCGCGCCTGGCTGGACATGGCGCAAAAGAACGCCGACCTGCAACTCGCCCGCCTGCTGGCCGAGGAGGGATCGCAGCAGGCCCGCACCCGCGCGCTGGCCGAGGCGCTCGATTTGCCACCCGAAGACCTGGACCAGCTCACCATCGAGTGTTTTGACATATCGCACACGGCGGGCGAATCCACCCAGGCGTCGTGTGTTGTGTTTCACCACCACAAGATGCAGAGCAGCGAATACCGCCGCTACAAGATCGAGGGCATCACGGGGGGCGACGACTATGCCGCCATGCGCCAGGTGCTCACGCGCCGCTACAGCAAGGTGGTGGAGGCACAGCGCGAGGAGGGCGGCATTGACTATGCCCAAGCGCCCGAGGTGCAAGCGGCAGCACGCCCCAAGGGCCAGGCGCGTTTGCCCGACCTGGTGCTCATCGACGGCGGCAAGGGCCAGGTGGGCGTGGCGCGCGAGGTGTTCACGGCACTGGGGCTGGACCTGACCCGCATCGTGGGGGTCGAGAAGGGCGAGGGCCGCAAGGTGGGCCTGGAAGAGCTGGTGTTTGCCGACGGGCGCGAAAAGGTCTACCTGGGCAAGGACTCGGCCGCACTGATGCTGGTGGCGCAGATCCGCGATGAGGCGCACCGTTTTGCCATCACCGGCATGCGCGCTGCGCGGGCCAAGGTGCGTGTGGGTGGCGGGCAGCTGGAAGAGATCACTGGCGTGGGCCCCAAGAAGCGGGCACGGTTGCTGCAGCGGTTTGGCGGGGTGCGCGGCGTGGCGGCGGCCAGCGTGGAGGATCTGGCCACGGTGGACGGTATTTCACGTGAGCTGGCCGAAGAGATTTACCGCGCGTTGCGGTGA
- a CDS encoding CaiB/BaiF CoA-transferase family protein produces MALPPAHPPASPIPASPAALQGVRVIEMGQLIAGPFCGKTLGEFGADVIKIEAPETGDPLRNWRLIKEGTSVWWQVQSRNKRSVALDLRQKEGQDIARQLIAEADVLVENFRPGTLEGWGMSPEELHQLNPGLVMLRISGYGQTGPYRDLPGFGAIGEAMGGLRHLTGEPGRVPVRVGVSIGDTLAALHGTIGVLTALYHRKVNGGQGQVIDVALHEAVFNVMESLIPEYSAFGAVREAAGSALPGIAPSNAYPCTDGWVLVAGNGDSIFKRLMDAIGRPDLGAAPDLANNTGRVARVEEIDAAIGAWSAQRTVQQVLDALGAARVPAGKVYTAKDIAEDPHYRARDMLLTQQTRDGYSVQVPGIVPKLSATPGSIRSSAPHLGDDTDAVLAEAGLTAEQIALLRSKGVIQ; encoded by the coding sequence ATGGCTTTGCCACCTGCCCACCCGCCCGCTTCACCCATCCCAGCCAGCCCCGCCGCACTGCAAGGCGTGCGTGTCATCGAAATGGGCCAGCTCATCGCCGGGCCGTTCTGCGGCAAGACGCTGGGCGAGTTTGGCGCCGACGTGATCAAGATCGAGGCCCCAGAGACCGGTGACCCATTGCGCAACTGGCGCCTCATCAAGGAAGGCACCTCCGTTTGGTGGCAGGTGCAGTCGCGCAACAAGCGCTCGGTGGCGCTGGACTTGCGGCAAAAGGAGGGGCAGGACATCGCTCGCCAGCTGATTGCAGAAGCCGATGTGCTGGTCGAAAACTTCCGCCCCGGCACGCTGGAAGGCTGGGGCATGTCGCCCGAGGAGCTGCACCAACTCAACCCCGGCCTCGTGATGCTGCGCATCTCGGGCTATGGCCAGACGGGGCCCTACCGCGACCTACCTGGTTTTGGCGCCATCGGCGAAGCCATGGGCGGCCTGCGCCACCTGACGGGCGAGCCCGGCCGCGTGCCGGTGCGCGTCGGTGTGTCGATTGGCGACACGCTGGCGGCGCTGCACGGCACCATCGGCGTGCTCACGGCGCTGTACCACCGCAAGGTCAACGGCGGCCAGGGCCAGGTGATTGACGTGGCGCTGCACGAGGCGGTGTTCAACGTGATGGAAAGCCTGATCCCCGAATACAGCGCCTTCGGCGCCGTGCGCGAGGCCGCAGGCAGCGCGCTGCCGGGCATTGCGCCAAGCAACGCCTACCCCTGCACCGACGGCTGGGTGCTGGTGGCGGGCAATGGCGACAGCATCTTCAAGCGGCTGATGGATGCGATTGGCAGGCCTGATTTGGGCGCCGCGCCGGACCTGGCCAACAACACCGGCCGCGTGGCGCGTGTGGAAGAGATCGACGCCGCCATTGGCGCCTGGAGCGCGCAGCGCACTGTGCAGCAGGTGCTGGATGCATTGGGCGCCGCCCGCGTGCCTGCGGGCAAGGTCTACACCGCCAAGGACATCGCCGAAGACCCGCACTACCGCGCCCGCGACATGCTGCTGACCCAGCAGACACGCGACGGCTACAGCGTGCAGGTGCCCGGCATCGTGCCCAAGCTCTCTGCCACGCCGGGCAGCATCCGCAGCAGCGCGCCGCACCTGGGCGACGACACCGATGCGGTGCTGGCCGAGGCCGGGCTCACGGCCGAACAGATCGCGCTGCTGCGCAGCAAGGGGGTGATTCAATGA
- a CDS encoding hydroxymethylglutaryl-CoA lyase, whose protein sequence is MSASNTVWQGAGHRIHMQEVGLRDGLQMEKTFVPTADKIALCNALSAAGLAKIEVTSFTSPTAIPALKDAEIVMREITRRPGTVYTALVPNLRGAERAIESRTDELNLVMSVSATHNLANLRMTQEQSFAALAQVVALAQGANVAVNVSLSCVFGCPMEGDVAQADVFGWVQRFVDRGVRGITLCDTTGMAYPTQVHQLTAAARARWPGVEFTLHFHNTRGMGLANVLAAIDAGADRFDASLGGLGGCPYAPGASGNVCSEEIVHALALMGYDTGVDLAQLVVAAQQLPALIGHDIPSQIAKAGPRLALHPVPADFEAIRERALAR, encoded by the coding sequence ATGAGTGCATCCAACACGGTGTGGCAGGGCGCAGGCCACCGCATCCATATGCAGGAAGTCGGCTTGCGCGACGGCCTGCAGATGGAAAAGACGTTTGTGCCCACGGCCGACAAGATCGCGCTGTGCAATGCGCTGTCGGCGGCGGGCCTGGCCAAGATCGAAGTGACTTCGTTCACTTCGCCCACGGCGATTCCAGCGCTGAAAGACGCCGAGATCGTGATGCGCGAGATCACGCGCCGCCCTGGCACGGTCTACACCGCGCTGGTGCCCAACCTGCGCGGTGCAGAGCGCGCCATCGAGTCGCGCACGGACGAGTTGAACCTGGTGATGTCGGTCAGCGCCACCCACAACCTGGCCAACCTGCGCATGACGCAGGAACAGTCGTTTGCGGCGCTGGCGCAGGTGGTGGCCCTGGCGCAGGGCGCCAACGTGGCGGTGAATGTGTCGCTGTCCTGCGTGTTCGGCTGCCCCATGGAGGGTGATGTGGCCCAGGCCGACGTGTTCGGCTGGGTGCAGCGTTTTGTGGATCGGGGCGTGCGTGGCATCACGCTGTGCGACACCACGGGCATGGCCTACCCCACGCAGGTGCACCAGCTCACGGCGGCAGCCCGCGCGCGCTGGCCGGGGGTGGAGTTCACCCTGCATTTTCACAACACGCGCGGCATGGGGCTGGCCAATGTGCTGGCGGCCATTGACGCAGGCGCAGACCGGTTCGATGCCTCGCTGGGAGGCCTGGGTGGCTGCCCCTATGCGCCGGGCGCCAGCGGCAATGTGTGCAGCGAAGAGATCGTGCATGCGCTGGCGCTGATGGGCTATGACACCGGGGTGGACTTGGCACAACTGGTGGTGGCGGCGCAGCAACTGCCTGCGTTGATCGGCCACGATATTCCCAGCCAGATCGCCAAGGCGGGCCCGCGCCTGGCGCTGCACCCGGTGCCTGCGGATTTCGAAGCCATTCGCGAAAGGGCGCTTGCCCGCTGA
- the pgsA gene encoding CDP-diacylglycerol--glycerol-3-phosphate 3-phosphatidyltransferase gives MFWTIPTLMTWTRIVAIPLIVGVFYAPVDPATRNLIATVMFVVFAATDWLDGFLARKLNQTSSFGAFLDPVADKFLVCASLLVLVHLQRADVFVALIIIGREIAISALREWMAQIGASKSVAVHMIGKVKTTVQMVAIPFLLYDGRLLGVVDTGVWGTWLIWASAVLTVWSMVYYLQKALPEIRARVR, from the coding sequence ATGTTTTGGACTATACCGACCCTGATGACTTGGACGCGCATTGTCGCGATACCTTTGATCGTCGGAGTGTTCTATGCGCCGGTGGATCCGGCCACTCGCAACCTCATCGCCACGGTGATGTTTGTGGTGTTCGCTGCCACCGATTGGCTGGATGGTTTTCTGGCCCGCAAGCTCAACCAGACTTCGTCGTTTGGGGCCTTCCTCGATCCGGTAGCTGACAAATTCCTCGTTTGCGCATCGCTGCTGGTGCTGGTGCACTTGCAGCGTGCCGATGTGTTTGTGGCCCTCATCATCATTGGCCGAGAGATCGCGATCTCGGCCCTGCGCGAATGGATGGCGCAGATCGGTGCCAGCAAGAGCGTAGCCGTGCACATGATCGGCAAGGTCAAGACCACGGTGCAGATGGTTGCGATTCCCTTTCTTTTGTACGACGGCCGTTTGCTGGGTGTGGTGGACACGGGGGTCTGGGGCACTTGGCTGATCTGGGCCTCCGCTGTGCTCACGGTGTGGTCCATGGTTTACTACCTGCAAAAAGCCCTTCCGGAGATTCGGGCGAGGGTTCGATAG
- a CDS encoding tripartite tricarboxylate transporter substrate binding protein, with the protein MTFQTTLSRRIFTAAVLCSAAFAAGAQDKYPSKPITVVVPQAAGGANDAIARVVAQKLSEQLGQSVIVDNRPGAGGTLATGATARARNDGYTLLLTADSAHVIGPALYKNPGFDPVKDFAPVAPVATAGYVLVAHPSFPANTVAEMVALAKASPGKYSIASAGNGTLNHLIGEMLQKAAGIQLQHIPYKGSAAAATDVVGGQVPLSVQSLPSAIAFIKAGKLKVLGVVNEKRVAALPDAPTIGETIKGFGQAPWYALFAPAGTPAPIVAQLQAEVARALEHKDVVDKLATVGCEPFKGTAAQLAALVQSDLPKWSRVVKETGATVD; encoded by the coding sequence ATGACATTTCAAACGACGCTGTCCCGCCGCATCTTTACCGCCGCCGTGCTGTGCTCCGCTGCCTTCGCTGCGGGCGCGCAGGACAAATACCCCTCCAAGCCCATCACCGTGGTCGTGCCCCAGGCTGCGGGTGGCGCCAACGACGCCATTGCGCGCGTGGTGGCGCAAAAACTCAGCGAGCAGCTGGGCCAGAGCGTGATCGTGGACAACCGCCCTGGCGCGGGCGGCACGCTGGCCACCGGCGCCACGGCCCGTGCGCGCAACGATGGCTACACGCTGCTGCTCACGGCCGACAGCGCCCATGTGATCGGCCCTGCGCTGTACAAGAACCCGGGGTTCGATCCGGTCAAGGACTTCGCACCCGTGGCGCCCGTGGCCACGGCGGGCTATGTGCTGGTGGCGCATCCATCCTTCCCGGCTAACACCGTGGCCGAAATGGTGGCTTTGGCCAAGGCCAGCCCCGGCAAATATTCGATTGCCTCGGCGGGCAACGGAACGCTGAACCACCTGATTGGCGAGATGCTGCAAAAGGCGGCGGGCATCCAGCTGCAGCACATTCCGTACAAGGGTTCCGCCGCAGCCGCCACCGATGTGGTGGGCGGGCAAGTGCCGCTGTCGGTGCAAAGCCTGCCGTCGGCCATTGCGTTCATCAAGGCAGGCAAGCTCAAGGTGCTGGGTGTGGTCAATGAAAAGCGTGTGGCCGCGCTGCCCGATGCGCCCACCATTGGCGAGACGATCAAAGGCTTTGGCCAGGCTCCCTGGTATGCGCTGTTTGCCCCGGCTGGCACGCCCGCGCCCATCGTGGCGCAGCTGCAGGCCGAGGTGGCGCGCGCGCTGGAGCACAAGGACGTGGTGGACAAGCTGGCCACCGTGGGCTGCGAGCCCTTCAAGGGCACGGCGGCGCAACTGGCGGCGCTGGTGCAGTCTGACCTGCCCAAGTGGAGCCGTGTGGTCAAGGAGACGGGTGCGACGGTGGATTGA